A single genomic interval of Pyrus communis chromosome 5, drPyrComm1.1, whole genome shotgun sequence harbors:
- the LOC137733747 gene encoding 3beta,22alpha-dihydroxysteroid 3-dehydrogenase-like isoform X1: MDFLFSFFLVFSLLSTLVFIFLRKSRCRRLRLPPGNLGLPFIGETLQLISAYKTENPEPFIDERVNRFGPLFTTHVFGEPTVFSTDPETNRFILQNEGKLFECSYPGSITNLMGKHSLLLMKGSLHKRMHSLTMSFANSSIIRDHLLDDIDRLIRLNMDSWADRIFLMEEAKKITFELAVKQLMSFDPNEWTESLRKEYVLLIEGFFSVPLPLVSTTYRRAITARTKVAEALSLIVRQRREESEAGKRKEDMLGALLGGDTAFSDEEIVDFLLALLVAGYETTSTIMTLAVKFLTETPLAHAQLKEEHEQIRAKKLLSKPLEWSDYKAMPFTQCVVNETLRVANIISGIFRRAMTDVHIKGYTIPKGWKVFASFRAVHLDQDHFKDARTFNPWRWQNKSGPTTSPPNVFTPFGGGPRLCPGYELARVEISVFLHHLVTRFSWVPAEEDKLVFFPTTRTQKRYPINVQRRNNVSYGQCKE; this comes from the exons ATGGATTTCctcttctcatttttcttggttttctctctcctttcaaCCCTAGTTTTTATATTTCTCAGAAAGTCTAGGTGCCGGAGGCTGAGGCTGCCTCCGGGGAATCTAGGGTTACCATTTATAGGGGAGACTCTGCAGCTCATCTCAGCCTACAAGACTGAGAACCCCGAACCGTTCATCGACGAGCGCGTGAACCGGTTCGGACCCTTATTCACAACTCACGTGTTTGGAGAGCCGACCGTGTTCTCCACCGACCCGGAGACCAATCGGTTCATCTTGCAGAACGAAGGGAAGCTGTTCGAGTGCAGCTACCCGGGCTCCATAACCAACCTTATGGGGAAGCACTCTTTGCTGCTGATGAAGGGCAGCCTCCATAAACGGATGCATTCTCTGACCATGAGCTTTGCAAACTCTTCGATCATTAGGGACCACCTTTTGGACGACATAGACCGGTTGATCCGGCTCAACATGGATTCCTGGGCCGACCGGATCTTTCTCATGGAGGAGGCCAAAAAG ATAACTTTTGAACTAGCAGTGAAGCAACTCATGAGCTTTGATCCAAATGAATGGACCGAGAGTCTAAGAAAGGAGTACGTCCTACTAATCGAAGGCTTCTTCTCCGTTCCTTTGCCTCTAGTTTCCACCACCTACCGCCGGGCCATTACT GCTAGGACAAAGGTGGCGGAAGCGTTGAGCTTGATAGTGAGGCAGAGGAGGGAGGAGAGCGAAGCCGGGAAGAGAAAAGAGGACATGTTAGGCGCACTTTTGGGCGGAGACACCGCATTCTCCGACGAGGAGATTGTGGATTTCTTGCTTGCTTTGCTGGTGGCCGGCTACGAAACCACTTCAACAATCATGACACTTGCCGTCAAGTTCTTAACGGAGACACCTCTGGCCCATGCTCAACTCAAG GAAGAACATGAGCAAATTAGGGCGAAAAAGTTGTTGTCAAAGCCTCTGGAATGGAGTGATTATAAGGCAATGCCATTCACTCAATGT GTTGTCAACGAGACATTGCGAGTTGCAAACATAATTAGCGGGATATTTAGGCGGGCAATGACGGACGTTCACATTAAAG GATACACAATCCCTAAAGGATGGAAGGTATTTGCATCGTTTCGTGCTGTACATCTAGACCAAGATCACTTCAAGGACGCTCGAACTTTTAATCCATGGAGGTGGCAG AACAAATCTGGTCCGACCACAAGCCCACCAAATGTGTTCACACCATTTGGAGGAGGGCCAAGGCTGTGCCCCGGCTATGAGCTTGCTAGAGTAGAAATCTCCGTCTTCCTTCATCACTTAGTCACTCGTTTTAG TTGGGTTCCTGCCGAGGAAGATAAGCTGGTGTTTTTTCCGACGACGAGGACGCAGAAGAGGTACCCGATCAATGTGCAGCGGAGGAACAATGTGTCATATGGGCAATGTAAAGAGTAA
- the LOC137733747 gene encoding 3beta,22alpha-dihydroxysteroid 3-dehydrogenase-like isoform X2 produces the protein MDFLFSFFLVFSLLSTLVFIFLRKSRCRRLRLPPGNLGLPFIGETLQLISAYKTENPEPFIDERVNRFGPLFTTHVFGEPTVFSTDPETNRFILQNEGKLFECSYPGSITNLMGKHSLLLMKGSLHKRMHSLTMSFANSSIIRDHLLDDIDRLIRLNMDSWADRIFLMEEAKKITFELAVKQLMSFDPNEWTESLRKEYVLLIEGFFSVPLPLVSTTYRRAITARTKVAEALSLIVRQRREESEAGKRKEDMLGALLGGDTAFSDEEIVDFLLALLVAGYETTSTIMTLAVKFLTETPLAHAQLKEEHEQIRAKKLLSKPLEWSDYKAMPFTQCVVNETLRVANIISGIFRRAMTDVHIKGYTIPKGWKVFASFRAVHLDQDHFKDARTFNPWRWQLGSCRGR, from the exons ATGGATTTCctcttctcatttttcttggttttctctctcctttcaaCCCTAGTTTTTATATTTCTCAGAAAGTCTAGGTGCCGGAGGCTGAGGCTGCCTCCGGGGAATCTAGGGTTACCATTTATAGGGGAGACTCTGCAGCTCATCTCAGCCTACAAGACTGAGAACCCCGAACCGTTCATCGACGAGCGCGTGAACCGGTTCGGACCCTTATTCACAACTCACGTGTTTGGAGAGCCGACCGTGTTCTCCACCGACCCGGAGACCAATCGGTTCATCTTGCAGAACGAAGGGAAGCTGTTCGAGTGCAGCTACCCGGGCTCCATAACCAACCTTATGGGGAAGCACTCTTTGCTGCTGATGAAGGGCAGCCTCCATAAACGGATGCATTCTCTGACCATGAGCTTTGCAAACTCTTCGATCATTAGGGACCACCTTTTGGACGACATAGACCGGTTGATCCGGCTCAACATGGATTCCTGGGCCGACCGGATCTTTCTCATGGAGGAGGCCAAAAAG ATAACTTTTGAACTAGCAGTGAAGCAACTCATGAGCTTTGATCCAAATGAATGGACCGAGAGTCTAAGAAAGGAGTACGTCCTACTAATCGAAGGCTTCTTCTCCGTTCCTTTGCCTCTAGTTTCCACCACCTACCGCCGGGCCATTACT GCTAGGACAAAGGTGGCGGAAGCGTTGAGCTTGATAGTGAGGCAGAGGAGGGAGGAGAGCGAAGCCGGGAAGAGAAAAGAGGACATGTTAGGCGCACTTTTGGGCGGAGACACCGCATTCTCCGACGAGGAGATTGTGGATTTCTTGCTTGCTTTGCTGGTGGCCGGCTACGAAACCACTTCAACAATCATGACACTTGCCGTCAAGTTCTTAACGGAGACACCTCTGGCCCATGCTCAACTCAAG GAAGAACATGAGCAAATTAGGGCGAAAAAGTTGTTGTCAAAGCCTCTGGAATGGAGTGATTATAAGGCAATGCCATTCACTCAATGT GTTGTCAACGAGACATTGCGAGTTGCAAACATAATTAGCGGGATATTTAGGCGGGCAATGACGGACGTTCACATTAAAG GATACACAATCCCTAAAGGATGGAAGGTATTTGCATCGTTTCGTGCTGTACATCTAGACCAAGATCACTTCAAGGACGCTCGAACTTTTAATCCATGGAGGTGGCAG TTGGGTTCCTGCCGAGGAAGATAA